Proteins found in one Candidatus Zixiibacteriota bacterium genomic segment:
- the atpG gene encoding ATP synthase F1 subunit gamma, translating into MPSSRDIKRRIRSVKSTQQITKAMEMVSAAKLRKAQMRAEQARPYRGKLELILSNISAAVVRPDQPPPHPFFQARTPVKKSTLILVTADRGLCGSFNAYLIRRALVFLKDYNPANVELICIGKRGYDWFRKRQWPIAAKHLDFGGTIGFARVRAIAADLTARFRSGETDEVHLIYTRFITTARSSVTQSQYLPIKPHEGRADKSSDYIFEPAPAAIFADLMPRYATTLLQSALAESFASEHAARMMAMGAATSAAGDMIDTLTLQYNKARQAAITKELLDIVGGAEALR; encoded by the coding sequence ATGCCCTCTTCACGCGACATCAAACGCCGTATTCGCTCGGTCAAATCGACCCAGCAGATCACCAAGGCGATGGAGATGGTCTCGGCGGCGAAACTGCGCAAGGCGCAGATGCGCGCCGAGCAGGCGCGTCCCTATCGCGGCAAACTCGAATTGATACTCTCGAACATCTCCGCCGCCGTCGTGCGGCCCGACCAGCCGCCGCCGCATCCGTTCTTTCAGGCGCGCACGCCGGTGAAGAAGTCGACTCTGATCCTGGTCACCGCGGACCGCGGCCTCTGCGGATCGTTCAACGCATATTTGATCCGTCGCGCGCTCGTGTTTCTGAAGGATTACAATCCTGCGAATGTCGAACTGATTTGCATCGGCAAACGCGGCTATGACTGGTTTCGCAAGCGCCAATGGCCGATTGCCGCGAAACATCTCGATTTCGGCGGCACCATCGGGTTCGCGCGCGTACGCGCCATCGCCGCTGACCTGACCGCACGGTTCCGCTCCGGCGAGACCGACGAAGTCCATCTGATCTATACACGTTTCATCACGACGGCGCGCAGCTCTGTCACACAGTCGCAGTATCTTCCGATCAAGCCGCACGAGGGCCGCGCAGACAAAAGCAGCGACTACATCTTCGAGCCCGCGCCCGCGGCGATCTTTGCCGACCTGATGCCGCGTTATGCGACGACTCTCCTGCAATCAGCGCTGGCCGAATCATTCGCGTCCGAACACGCGGCGCGCATGATGGCCATGGGCGCCGCGACCAGTGCGGCAGGGGATATGATCGATACGTTGACGTTGCAGTACAACAAAGCCCGGCAGGCCGCCATTACCAAGGAACTGCTCGACATCGTCGGCGGCGCCGAGGCGCTCAGATAA
- the atpC gene encoding ATP synthase F1 subunit epsilon, translating to MTEFQLSIVTPEKTIFDQNVVSLIVPAAEGYLGVMAHHAPLITTLQPGKITITLSTRAEGHDSGVELLLAISGGFLEVADNRATILADTAEQATQIDRERALQSLERARNRVHEARTGNGDWDLDRALGALHRAENRVRVADASLAEVER from the coding sequence ATGACCGAGTTCCAACTCTCCATCGTGACACCCGAAAAGACGATCTTCGATCAGAACGTCGTCTCGCTGATCGTGCCTGCCGCCGAGGGATACCTCGGCGTCATGGCGCATCATGCCCCGCTCATCACCACATTGCAGCCGGGCAAGATCACGATCACTCTTTCAACTCGTGCCGAAGGTCACGATTCAGGTGTCGAGCTGCTGCTGGCAATTTCCGGCGGATTCCTCGAAGTCGCCGACAACCGCGCCACAATCCTTGCCGACACTGCCGAACAAGCGACTCAGATCGACCGCGAACGCGCCCTGCAATCGCTCGAGCGCGCGCGCAATCGTGTCCACGAAGCCCGCACCGGCAACGGCGACTGGGATTTGGACCGCGCGCTCGGCGCACTCCACCGCGCCGAAAACCGCGTTCGTGTTGCGGATGCGTCGCTCGCCGAAGTCGAACGGTAG
- a CDS encoding peptidylprolyl isomerase has protein sequence MRRLRVFLVLGLIVGFTTTAASQSDTAKDTTMKSAPSEAPTTAATSAQMSDTAGRISDTAAKITDTTPKTADTAAASAQDEAQDTTVSEAVQEAKEAEMEGATDQGAAESPDTTMTEETPMTEAADPSAPYADVKFASGEKPRIRMETSMGTVVLELWPDVAPKHCQSFVYLTNKGFYDSLTFHRIVPNYVIQGGDPVGNGTGGPGYNVPAEFNSNLHEDGVLSMARAPDPNSAGSQFFICLGRLTSLDNQYTVFGKVVEGLDVVHKIEKVPVNNERPVTPVVMTKVEVVAAAAPSE, from the coding sequence ATGCGTAGGTTGAGAGTCTTCTTGGTGTTGGGTCTGATCGTTGGGTTTACGACGACGGCCGCATCGCAATCCGACACCGCAAAGGACACCACGATGAAGTCGGCCCCGTCCGAAGCACCGACAACGGCCGCGACGTCAGCACAGATGAGCGACACCGCCGGGAGAATCTCAGACACGGCGGCGAAGATAACGGATACGACGCCGAAGACGGCTGATACGGCGGCGGCTTCCGCCCAAGACGAGGCGCAGGACACGACGGTGTCTGAGGCGGTGCAGGAAGCCAAAGAAGCCGAGATGGAAGGCGCAACTGACCAGGGGGCCGCTGAGTCTCCGGACACGACCATGACAGAGGAGACGCCAATGACCGAGGCCGCCGATCCCAGCGCGCCGTACGCCGATGTCAAGTTTGCCAGCGGCGAAAAGCCGCGCATCCGCATGGAGACCTCAATGGGCACGGTCGTGCTGGAATTGTGGCCCGATGTCGCCCCAAAGCATTGCCAGAGCTTCGTCTACCTGACCAACAAGGGCTTCTACGACTCGCTGACCTTCCACCGCATCGTGCCGAATTACGTGATTCAGGGCGGCGACCCGGTCGGCAATGGCACTGGCGGTCCGGGCTACAATGTGCCCGCCGAGTTCAACAGCAATCTCCATGAGGACGGGGTCCTCTCGATGGCGCGCGCTCCCGATCCGAATTCCGCCGGTTCGCAATTCTTCATTTGCCTGGGACGGCTGACGTCGCTGGATAACCAATACACGGTCTTCGGCAAAGTGGTTGAGGGGTTGGACGTGGTGCACAAGATCGAAAAGGTCCCCGTCAACAACGAGCGCCCGGTGACCCCGGTCGTCATGACCAAAGTGGAAGTGGTCGCAGCGGCGGCTCCATCAGAGTGA
- the rseP gene encoding RIP metalloprotease RseP, translated as MTTALAAIFVLGVLVFVHELGHFLVAKWAGIKVERFSLGFPPKMVGITIGETEYCISWLPLGGYVKMAGENPEDGESTGDPREFMSKSIGARAAVIVAGPLMNFIAAILAFSLVLMFWGRPTLDTEHVLIGPVLEGSPADSIGLRNGDVILAVDHETVATFEEMASRVQTRAGQSLELLWRRDGELYSAMITPKTDTLRDSAGADSVIVGRIGVGLGYTYEPVGVLASIVEGTKQSITVTATMFGFLGGLFSGDVSIKMVSGPVGIVRFAGTAAREGFDMLLNFMAILSVNLAILNVLPIPILDGGHLVFLAMEKLRGRPLTIRQRAIAQQVGFALLLLLIVTVTYHDILRLLTG; from the coding sequence TTGACCACGGCATTGGCCGCCATCTTTGTGCTCGGAGTCCTCGTCTTCGTCCACGAACTGGGTCACTTTCTTGTGGCCAAGTGGGCGGGTATCAAGGTCGAGCGCTTCTCGCTGGGATTTCCGCCGAAGATGGTTGGGATTACCATCGGCGAAACCGAGTACTGCATCTCGTGGTTGCCATTGGGCGGGTACGTCAAGATGGCCGGTGAGAATCCGGAGGATGGCGAGTCGACCGGCGATCCGCGCGAGTTCATGTCCAAGAGCATCGGCGCGCGCGCGGCCGTCATTGTCGCCGGACCGCTGATGAACTTCATCGCTGCCATCCTGGCGTTTTCGCTGGTGTTAATGTTTTGGGGACGTCCCACGCTGGACACCGAACACGTTCTCATCGGCCCGGTGCTGGAAGGCAGCCCGGCCGACAGCATCGGTTTGCGCAACGGCGATGTGATCCTCGCCGTGGATCATGAGACCGTCGCGACGTTTGAAGAGATGGCGTCTCGGGTGCAAACGAGAGCCGGGCAGAGTCTTGAGTTGCTCTGGCGACGCGACGGAGAACTGTATTCGGCCATGATCACGCCCAAGACCGATACGTTGCGCGATTCCGCCGGTGCCGACAGCGTCATTGTGGGACGAATCGGTGTCGGGCTGGGGTACACCTACGAACCGGTCGGTGTCTTGGCGTCGATTGTCGAGGGGACCAAACAATCGATTACGGTCACCGCGACCATGTTCGGATTTCTGGGCGGACTGTTTTCCGGCGATGTCTCGATCAAGATGGTGTCGGGGCCCGTGGGCATCGTGCGCTTCGCCGGCACCGCCGCGCGCGAGGGATTCGACATGCTGCTGAATTTCATGGCGATTCTCTCGGTCAATCTGGCGATACTCAATGTGCTGCCGATCCCGATCCTCGACGGTGGCCATTTGGTGTTTCTGGCGATGGAGAAGCTGCGCGGACGACCGCTGACCATCCGGCAGCGGGCGATCGCGCAACAGGTCGGATTCGCGCTGTTGCTACTGCTGATTGTCACAGTGACGTATCACGATATTCTGCGGCTGCTCACGGGGTAG
- the atpD gene encoding F0F1 ATP synthase subunit beta — protein sequence MADQNWGKVVQVIGPTVDCEFDSDRLPNILNAITIEKKESGTKLTVEVAAHIGDNVVRCIALASTDGLVRGMPALDTGGPITVPVGTICLGRVFNLLGHPIDGKGDMDNGVQRHPIHRPSPTFADQATETEIFETGIKVIDLLEPYPKGGKVGLFGGAGVGKTVIIQELIRNIATEHGGYSVFCGVGERTREGNDLYLEMTESGVIKKTVMVFGQMNEPPGARLRVGLTGLTMAEYFRDEEHQDVLIFIDNIFRFVQAGSEVSALLGRMPSAVGYQPTLGTEMGALQERITSTKAGSITSVQAIYVPADDLTDPAPATTFSHLDATTVLSRQIAELGLYPAVDPLDSTSRILDPNIVGAEHYRVARGVQLILQRYKDLQDIIAILGIEELSEEDKLTVSRARKIQRFLSQPFFVAEAFTGKEGRYVKLEDTVKAFGEIIGGKYDDIPEQAFYMKGTMEEVLEDARKRAQA from the coding sequence ATGGCCGACCAAAACTGGGGCAAAGTCGTTCAGGTGATCGGGCCGACGGTCGACTGTGAGTTCGACTCCGACCGTCTGCCGAACATTCTCAACGCGATCACGATCGAAAAGAAAGAATCCGGGACCAAGCTGACTGTCGAGGTGGCCGCGCACATCGGCGACAATGTCGTCCGTTGCATCGCGCTCGCTTCCACCGATGGTCTCGTGCGCGGCATGCCCGCGCTCGACACCGGCGGCCCGATTACCGTTCCGGTGGGGACCATCTGCCTGGGACGGGTCTTCAATCTGCTGGGCCATCCGATTGACGGCAAGGGCGACATGGACAATGGCGTCCAGCGCCATCCGATCCATCGTCCCTCGCCGACCTTCGCCGATCAGGCGACTGAGACCGAGATCTTCGAAACCGGAATCAAAGTCATCGACTTGCTCGAGCCATATCCCAAGGGCGGCAAAGTCGGACTATTCGGCGGCGCCGGTGTCGGCAAGACCGTCATCATTCAGGAATTGATCCGCAACATCGCCACCGAGCACGGCGGGTATTCGGTCTTTTGCGGTGTCGGCGAACGCACTCGCGAGGGCAACGACCTCTATTTGGAAATGACCGAGTCGGGTGTCATCAAGAAAACCGTGATGGTGTTTGGCCAGATGAACGAGCCCCCCGGCGCGCGTCTGCGGGTCGGTCTCACCGGATTGACGATGGCCGAATACTTCCGTGATGAAGAGCACCAGGACGTGCTGATCTTCATCGACAACATCTTCCGTTTCGTGCAGGCGGGTTCGGAGGTTTCGGCGTTGTTGGGGCGCATGCCCTCGGCGGTCGGATACCAGCCGACGCTCGGTACCGAGATGGGCGCGTTGCAGGAACGGATCACATCCACCAAGGCCGGCTCGATCACTTCGGTGCAGGCGATCTATGTTCCCGCCGACGACCTGACCGACCCCGCTCCGGCGACCACGTTTTCGCACCTTGATGCCACGACCGTGCTGTCCCGTCAAATCGCCGAACTCGGATTGTACCCGGCGGTCGATCCGCTCGACTCGACATCGCGCATTCTCGACCCGAACATCGTCGGCGCCGAGCACTATCGTGTCGCGCGCGGCGTGCAACTGATCCTGCAACGCTACAAGGACCTGCAGGACATCATCGCCATTCTGGGAATCGAAGAGCTGTCCGAAGAGGACAAGCTGACTGTTTCGCGTGCCCGCAAAATTCAGCGATTCCTCTCGCAACCGTTCTTCGTCGCCGAGGCGTTTACCGGCAAGGAAGGACGCTATGTCAAACTCGAGGACACGGTGAAGGCATTCGGCGAAATCATCGGCGGCAAATACGACGACATCCCCGAGCAGGCGTTCTACATGAAGGGCACGATGGAAGAGGTGCTCGAGGATGCGCGGAAACGGGCGCAGGCGTGA
- a CDS encoding sigma-54 dependent transcriptional regulator yields MPGGPAEGAVDENRRKILVIDDDPKVRWILSEQLSDRYEILEANDGYEGIQMASQRHPDLILLDVRMPGLSGLDVLERLRSAKESLPVIMLSGHGESDTVAAAIQLGAMEFISKPFDSQEVAIHLEKAFERVAIIDENARLKLRLQNRFENLVGDSPVIQRVKETLDEIADSDLTVLIRGESGTGKEVVARMIHTASARSDREFTKVNCAAIPRDLLEAELFGYERGAFTGAHKTKPGRFETADKSTMFLDEIGDMPLELQPKLLQVLEQQEFVRVGGLTTIKVDVRIVCATNRDLEDAIAERAMREDLYYRLNEVTVTLPPLRERVEDIPLLMQFFLDKYNGVYNRSLPGLSATTMRKLMEYAWPGNVRQLENLIKQVVVRSDESIIEELLTSAARGPRTQAAARNFNPTGPQEDFGYSLKKRVSAAVEREERGLIAEVLRKVNWNRRKAAEILEISYRSLLYKIKDYDLSHTEL; encoded by the coding sequence ATGCCCGGCGGACCCGCCGAGGGTGCGGTGGACGAGAATCGCCGCAAGATTCTGGTCATCGACGATGACCCGAAGGTCCGTTGGATTCTCTCCGAGCAGTTGTCCGACCGTTACGAGATTCTCGAAGCGAACGACGGCTACGAGGGCATCCAGATGGCCTCGCAGCGGCATCCCGACCTGATCCTGCTGGATGTCCGGATGCCCGGTCTGTCGGGGCTGGATGTTCTCGAACGGCTGCGTTCGGCCAAGGAATCTCTGCCCGTCATCATGCTCTCCGGGCACGGGGAATCGGATACGGTCGCCGCGGCGATCCAGCTTGGGGCCATGGAGTTTATCAGCAAGCCGTTCGACTCGCAGGAAGTGGCCATCCATCTGGAGAAGGCATTCGAGCGCGTCGCAATCATCGATGAAAACGCGCGTCTGAAGCTACGGCTGCAAAACCGATTCGAGAATCTCGTCGGCGACTCACCGGTGATTCAAAGAGTCAAAGAAACGCTCGACGAGATCGCCGACAGCGATCTGACGGTGCTCATTCGCGGCGAGAGCGGCACCGGCAAGGAAGTCGTCGCCCGCATGATCCATACTGCGTCCGCGCGATCCGACCGCGAGTTCACCAAGGTCAACTGTGCAGCGATTCCTCGTGATTTGCTCGAAGCCGAGTTGTTCGGCTACGAGCGCGGCGCCTTCACCGGCGCGCACAAGACCAAACCGGGGCGCTTTGAGACCGCCGACAAAAGCACGATGTTTCTCGATGAGATCGGCGACATGCCGTTAGAATTGCAGCCGAAGCTTTTGCAGGTGCTTGAGCAGCAGGAATTCGTCCGCGTCGGCGGACTGACCACGATCAAAGTCGATGTTCGCATCGTCTGCGCCACCAACCGCGACCTGGAAGACGCCATCGCCGAGCGCGCCATGCGCGAGGATTTGTACTACCGCCTCAACGAGGTCACGGTTACGCTGCCGCCGCTGCGGGAGCGTGTCGAAGACATTCCGCTGCTGATGCAGTTCTTTCTCGATAAGTACAACGGTGTTTACAATCGGTCGCTGCCGGGTCTGTCGGCGACAACGATGCGCAAGCTGATGGAATACGCGTGGCCCGGAAACGTCCGCCAATTGGAAAACTTGATCAAACAGGTTGTCGTCCGCAGCGACGAGTCGATCATCGAAGAACTGCTGACCAGCGCGGCGCGCGGGCCGCGGACTCAGGCGGCGGCGCGAAACTTCAATCCCACCGGGCCGCAGGAGGACTTCGGGTACTCGTTGAAAAAGCGCGTCTCCGCCGCCGTGGAACGAGAGGAACGCGGGCTGATTGCCGAGGTGCTGAGGAAGGTGAACTGGAATCGCCGTAAAGCGGCGGAGATACTGGAAATCAGCTACCGTTCACTGCTGTACAAGATTAAAGACTACGATCTGTCCCACACCGAACTGTGA
- a CDS encoding 1-deoxy-D-xylulose-5-phosphate reductoisomerase: protein MSDPLNICIVGSTGSIGRSTLEVVRRYRGRLRVVGLTAGTNVEKLIEQALAFRPEIVAIRDEAGCRRLRDALAHTDIVVLSGDEGVCSVAAHVSARTTVISVVGFAGVRPTLAAITAGKTVALANKESVVAAGPVVMPLAQEHRVPIIPIDSEHSAIHQCLRVGRTDEVARIILTASGGPFRQRPAGAFDTITPQEALAHPTWRMGPRITIDSATLMNKGFEIIEAAWLFGIDPDRIDVVIHPQSIVHSLVEFHDGSTMAQLGAPDMTVPIAYALFYPERPEPTARPPIFDPLTTARLDFEQPDAERFPALALARRAHAMGGTGGAVLNAADEVAVGAFLNGTVRFPQITEFVSDALDAHRVPGTIDIDALENADRWARQYVTSRIEQPKPRASRETRITELR, encoded by the coding sequence ATGAGTGATCCATTGAACATCTGCATTGTCGGGTCGACCGGATCCATCGGCCGAAGCACGCTGGAGGTTGTCCGGCGATACCGTGGCCGCCTGCGGGTCGTCGGTCTGACAGCCGGAACGAATGTCGAGAAGCTCATCGAGCAGGCGCTGGCGTTTCGACCCGAGATCGTGGCCATCCGCGACGAGGCCGGCTGCCGGCGGCTGCGCGATGCACTCGCGCACACGGACATCGTCGTCCTCAGCGGAGATGAGGGAGTCTGCTCGGTCGCTGCCCACGTCTCTGCCCGAACGACTGTCATCAGCGTCGTCGGTTTCGCCGGTGTCCGTCCGACGCTCGCTGCGATTACTGCCGGTAAGACCGTTGCTCTCGCCAATAAGGAATCGGTTGTTGCAGCGGGTCCGGTCGTGATGCCGCTGGCTCAAGAGCATCGGGTGCCGATCATTCCCATCGACTCAGAACATTCCGCGATCCATCAGTGCCTGCGGGTGGGCAGAACCGACGAGGTCGCACGCATTATCCTGACCGCGTCCGGCGGGCCGTTTCGACAACGTCCCGCAGGCGCCTTCGACACAATCACGCCACAGGAGGCGTTGGCGCATCCCACATGGCGCATGGGTCCGCGCATCACCATCGATTCGGCGACGCTGATGAACAAGGGATTTGAGATCATCGAGGCGGCCTGGCTCTTCGGCATCGATCCGGATCGCATCGATGTTGTCATTCATCCGCAGTCGATTGTACATTCTCTGGTGGAGTTTCATGACGGCTCCACCATGGCGCAGCTTGGCGCACCCGACATGACCGTTCCCATCGCCTACGCACTGTTCTATCCGGAGCGACCGGAGCCGACGGCGCGGCCTCCGATTTTCGATCCGCTGACGACGGCGCGGCTGGACTTTGAGCAACCCGATGCGGAGCGTTTTCCTGCTCTCGCACTGGCACGGCGGGCGCACGCCATGGGGGGGACCGGAGGCGCCGTGCTCAATGCCGCCGACGAGGTCGCGGTCGGGGCGTTCCTGAATGGGACGGTTCGGTTTCCACAAATCACGGAGTTCGTCTCGGATGCCTTGGATGCGCATCGAGTCCCCGGCACGATCGACATTGATGCTTTGGAAAATGCCGATCGCTGGGCACGGCAATATGTGACGTCACGAATTGAACAGCCGAAGCCACGCGCATCGCGTGAAACCCGGATCACCGAACTTCGTTAA
- the lepB gene encoding signal peptidase I, translating to MTSTTSQNPPRPKTPERHGFGRTVWEYTKSLGIALVLAIVIKTSIVEAYKIPSGSMEDTLLVGDFLLANKFVYGSRIPLLDIRLPALRDPKPGDVVIFKFPRDPSVNYIKRCIATGGQTVEVRNKRLYVDGDYVPLPPEGKYTSGEQIEPAGRSPRDNFGPYTVPENSFFMMGDNRDNSFDSRFWLAVPRDLIQGQAMVIHWSWSQDEDAPEWTWSNPASLAGALLYNSVHFIERVRWNRFGQIIR from the coding sequence ATGACATCGACGACGAGTCAGAATCCGCCCCGCCCCAAAACCCCCGAACGCCACGGCTTCGGTCGTACGGTCTGGGAGTACACCAAATCGTTGGGTATCGCCCTGGTTCTGGCGATTGTGATCAAGACATCGATCGTGGAGGCGTACAAGATCCCGTCCGGTTCGATGGAAGACACGCTTCTGGTCGGCGACTTTCTGCTCGCCAACAAATTCGTGTATGGATCCCGGATACCCCTCCTGGACATCCGACTCCCGGCGTTGCGTGATCCGAAGCCCGGCGACGTTGTGATCTTCAAGTTTCCGCGCGACCCCTCGGTCAACTATATCAAGCGCTGCATCGCGACCGGGGGACAAACCGTCGAAGTTCGCAACAAACGTCTCTATGTCGACGGCGACTATGTGCCCTTGCCCCCGGAGGGAAAGTACACCAGCGGCGAACAGATCGAACCGGCGGGGCGCAGCCCGCGCGACAACTTCGGCCCCTATACGGTTCCCGAAAACAGCTTCTTCATGATGGGGGACAACCGCGACAACTCATTTGACTCACGCTTCTGGCTGGCGGTGCCGCGCGATCTGATTCAGGGACAGGCGATGGTCATCCACTGGTCCTGGTCCCAGGACGAGGACGCGCCGGAGTGGACGTGGAGCAACCCGGCATCGCTGGCGGGTGCGCTGCTGTACAACAGCGTTCACTTCATCGAGAGAGTGCGATGGAACCGCTTCGGGCAGATCATTCGCTGA
- the gdhA gene encoding NADP-specific glutamate dehydrogenase yields the protein MSNYVNELMQQVKAKNPAEPEFHQAVHEVAESLALVFEKHPEYRRKKVLERIIEPERVLLFRVPWMDDKGEVHVNRGFRIEMNSAIGPYKGGLRFHPTVNLGILKFLAFEQVFKNSLTTLPMGGGKGGSDFDPKGKSDNEVMRFCQAFMAELFRHIGPNTDVPAGDIGVGGREIGFLFGQYKKLRNEFTGVLTGKGLAWGGSLIRPEATGYGCTYFAANMLATRNQTLDGKTCLVSGSGNVAQYAVEKIAQLGGTIVTMSDSSGHIYDPEGIDAEKLRFVEELKNVRRGRIQEYTQKYRSATYTPVDPKLDHNPLWAHKADCAFPCATQNEINGADADHLLKNKVFVVSEGANMPSTPEAITKFVEAGILFGPGKAANAGGVAVSGLEMSQNSLRYNWTREEVDQRLLGIMKSIHDACVAASNRYGTTGNYVNGANIAGFLKVADAMLDQGIV from the coding sequence GTGTCCAACTACGTCAACGAGCTGATGCAGCAGGTCAAAGCCAAGAATCCCGCCGAACCGGAATTCCATCAGGCCGTTCACGAAGTCGCCGAGTCGCTGGCGCTGGTTTTTGAGAAACACCCGGAATACCGCAGAAAAAAGGTCCTCGAGCGCATCATCGAGCCGGAACGGGTTTTGCTGTTCCGCGTGCCGTGGATGGATGACAAAGGTGAAGTGCATGTCAACCGCGGTTTTCGCATCGAGATGAACAGCGCCATCGGGCCGTATAAGGGCGGCTTGCGTTTCCATCCGACCGTCAATCTGGGAATCCTGAAGTTTCTCGCCTTCGAGCAGGTCTTCAAGAACAGTCTGACCACGCTGCCGATGGGCGGCGGCAAGGGCGGCTCGGACTTCGATCCCAAAGGGAAAAGCGACAACGAAGTCATGCGCTTCTGTCAGGCGTTCATGGCCGAGCTGTTCCGTCACATCGGGCCGAATACCGACGTGCCCGCGGGCGACATCGGCGTCGGCGGACGCGAGATCGGCTTTCTGTTCGGGCAGTACAAGAAGCTCCGCAACGAATTCACCGGCGTTTTGACCGGCAAGGGGCTGGCCTGGGGCGGTTCATTGATCCGTCCGGAGGCGACCGGGTACGGCTGCACTTACTTCGCGGCCAACATGCTGGCGACCCGCAACCAGACCCTCGACGGCAAGACCTGCCTCGTGTCGGGATCGGGAAATGTCGCGCAGTATGCGGTCGAGAAAATCGCGCAGTTGGGCGGTACAATCGTGACGATGTCGGATTCCAGCGGGCACATCTACGATCCTGAGGGGATCGATGCCGAAAAGCTGCGGTTTGTCGAGGAGCTCAAGAATGTCCGTCGCGGACGAATCCAGGAGTATACCCAGAAGTACCGTTCGGCGACCTACACGCCGGTCGATCCGAAGCTCGATCACAATCCGCTGTGGGCGCACAAGGCCGACTGCGCATTCCCGTGCGCGACGCAAAACGAAATCAACGGTGCCGATGCCGACCATCTGCTGAAGAACAAGGTCTTCGTCGTCTCCGAGGGCGCGAACATGCCGAGCACGCCGGAGGCGATCACCAAGTTCGTCGAGGCCGGCATCCTCTTCGGGCCGGGCAAGGCGGCCAACGCCGGCGGCGTGGCGGTCTCCGGGCTGGAGATGAGCCAGAACTCGCTGCGATACAACTGGACACGCGAGGAAGTCGACCAGCGGCTGTTGGGCATCATGAAGAGCATCCACGACGCCTGTGTCGCCGCCTCGAATCGGTATGGCACGACGGGGAACTATGTCAACGGCGCCAACATCGCCGGATTCCTCAAAGTCGCCGACGCGATGCTGGACCAGGGTATCGTCTAA